A genomic segment from Anopheles maculipalpis chromosome X, idAnoMacuDA_375_x, whole genome shotgun sequence encodes:
- the LOC126567124 gene encoding uncharacterized protein LOC126567124: MENANEEPPCDADQTAQYYEQCHRWKLQLDEAADFSDVAAVCQDICNYAGTGQPEPMQMNDAADDGTATPDPTLPSSILTSKLLANLNDENKSYSQRKIIAKSYYTLCHRNVLYGAPVDSVYGVSELGSSEENSVAMYGMFNSRFLAIILTLPKLASVVPARNLALFLSPTAGYSRWFNTVSENVLTIERLNLFRNIHTSEQYEKMWQVALNNLESPFHGARENMLTLLKYLVREERFTRNCVLPVVRKWSWMNRNKFHLLVILLGQYRLDTQLKSLCLDMELLGEGLRLSLRYKHLYTGGQALVRLLHKEQRMQGFVYKLAASVIVQEEHGLVQLMAKYWFSCFTPQDYRNLYRNHLNLDHAISEHFEALGVENLFPPYCVQNKHEKLFLLAYLFRRELQKQAYLRPFLLHLCDLADKQKPLPPATIGLLIESLGYYIIACGATDKINTLCLTTHLTRYMHQVMETPGHATVCITIVTVCRNLLKHIAHTQQRPTRVKEFDREAQALVAKFMSYDMYDRYLLPPGTKPIDHQPTVTALRIFAAFVEQFFEFTSTSQYVLQMRPTAKVAWIAKLLPESLPLDELACSFRSMVYGLQHLLRSDYDDVRAIALKMLYNRSIAYHFDPKLQDQLAIVFSRDNEQDTVRSTVHQLLEDTLAKVKDSVQQHRQDFFAAVLAEDDYPNGQLHRLIDRCTEISFGFPAGRALLTNAVLFRVQECVMEVWQLADYAMRCAKPRNLEAHHGTSFELMERSLQLLLDRSAEWNKNHAPYCMDSPRMALAKRRMLVALWKTSRAISILAEHAALWIVENNKDVINGQAFSMFQKYLETLTTIMTTVCHRGAIEAAGNCLNRVVRYLMHLKQHVLTAETAENGVRFQPLKVYTAEVTRLCEQFATFPKTHLDDFRQHRGYIWLQYSILRSDVLEIAPGSPLRVYLAEHMQLARRAAEHEREETGNETVPPPPPMMVLWLHQLNLLARETVLNEAILPHIDDLMIVALAQIRSPQWAVRNAALQLYSSCAAKLTGQRQQYRDPDADWAPVYASFDEVASKANRTIEFMLRQLKTLLPLSERSPGEDERGASLAALRDPATPFLLLVLEFISKLEWRGYRPSIPGDGPVPMVFKYRAIMWQLLRHEHDQVRKLAARSFAQLHDYYTEIANLLEHMVHVLFTSRDSNFRQGLCQAILSCVKKYVTLERYVRRNPWMEEQQHQYQLPNMKSVILKHVREMVERHYMRDREMNFVSTFRFRCELHKLLLYLQFPRDSPIVMELIINRLAPNMHGLDVFVMQLNRVYNSGLSTAPETDSEPSFRQLQQQQQQQHHQQQQHSMPYELFMGLEQPLDQEQEDV, from the exons ATGGAGAACGCCAACGAGGAACCGCCGTGTGACGCCGACCAGACAGCGCAATATTATGAGCAGTGTCACCGCTGGAAGCTGCAGCTTGATGAGGCGGCCGATTTCTCCGACGTAGCTGCCGTGTGCCAG GATATATGCAACTATGCCGGTACCGGACAACCGGAACCGATGCAGATGAACGATGCCGCAGACGACGGCACCGCTACGCCGGACCCAACGTTGCCGAGCAGTATTTTGACCAGCAAGCTGCTGGCGAACCTGAACGATGAGAACAAAAGCTACAGCCAGCGTAAAATCATCGCCAAATCGTATTACACTCTATGCCATCGGAATGTGCTGTACGGTGCACCGGTCGACTCGGTGTACGGTGTGTCGGAGCTGGGCAGCAGCGAGGAGAATAGCGTTGCCATGTACGGTATGTTCAACTCCCGCTTTCTAGCCATCATACTGACGCTGCCGAAACTGGCAAGCGTGGTGCCGGCCCGAAATCTTGCCCTGTTTCTGTCGCCGACCGCGGGCTACAGCCGCTGGTTTAATACCGTGTCGGAGAATGTGCTTACCATCGAGCGGTTGAACCTGTTCCGGAACATTCACACCAGCGAGCAGTACGAAAAGATGTGGCAGGTGGCGCTGAATAATCTGGAGTCACCGTTTCATGGGGCGCGCGAAAATATGCTCACACTGCTAAAGTATCTCGTGCGGGAGGAGCGCTTTACGCGCAACTGCGTGCTGCCGGTAGTGCGCAAATGGTCCTGGATGAATCGGAACAAATTCCATCTGCTGGTCATACTGCTTGGCCAGTACAGGCTCGATACGCAGCTGAAATCGCTCTGTCTCGATATGGAGCTGCTCGGCGAGGGATTGCGCCTATCGCTCCGGTACAAACATCTGTACACCGGTGGCCAAGCGCTCGTCCGACTGCTGCACAAGGAGCAACGAATGCAAGGATTCGTGTACAAACTGGCAGCGTCAGTGATTGTGCAGGAAGAGCACGGGCTGGTCCAGTTGATGGCAAAGTATTGGTTTAGCTGCTTCACACCGCAGGACTATCGGAACCTGTACCGTAACCATCTGAATCTGGACCACGCCATAAGCGAACACTTCGAGGCACTCGGGGTGGAGAACTTGTTCCCACCGTACTGTGTGCAAAACAAGCACGAAAAATTGTTCCTGCTAGCGTACCTTTTTCGGCGCGAGCTGCAAAAGCAAGCCTACCTACGGCCGTTCCTGCTCCACCTGTGCGATTTAGCCGACAAGCAAAAACCGCTCCCACCGGCCACGATCGGGCTTCTAATCGAATCTCTCGGATATTACATTATCGCTTGCGGTGCAACGGATAAAATTAACACACTCTGCCTCACGACGCATCTGACGCGCTACATGCACCAAGTGATGGAAACACCCGGCCATGCAACTGTCTGCATCACGATCGTAACGGTATGTCGCAATCTGCTGAAACATATCGCCCACACGCAACAGCGTCCCACCCGTGTCAAGGAGTTCGATCGCGAAGCACAAGCACTGGTGGCGAAATTTATGTCGTACGACATGTACGATCGTTACCTTCTCCCGCCCGGCACCAAACCGATCGACCATCAACCGACCGTTACCGCGCTGCGCATATTCGCCGCCTTCGTTGAGCAGTTTTTCGAATTCACCTCCACCAGCCAGTATGTGCTGCAGATGCGCCCGACCGCCAAAGTGGCCTGGATCGCAAAGCTGTTGCCCGAATCGTTACCGCTCGACGAGCTGGCGTGCTCGTTCCGTTCGATGGTGTACGGGTTGCAGCATCTGCTGCGCAGCGATTACGACGATGTGCGTGCGATCGCACTCAAGATGCTGTACAACCGGTCCATTGCGTACCATTTCGATCCGAAGCTGCAGGATCAGTTGGCGATCGTGTTTTCGCGCGACAACGAGCAGGACACTGTACGGTCAACGGTACATCAGCTGCTGGAAGATACGCTCGCGAAGGTAAAGGATTCGGTACAGCAGCACAGACAAGATTTCTTTGCCGCCGTACTGGCGGAAGACGATTACCCGAATGGGCAGCTGCACCGGCTGATTGACCGGTGTACGGAGATTAGTTTCGGCTTTCCGGCCGGGAGGGCGCTGCTGACGAATGCGGTACTGTTTCGCGTACAGGAGTGCGTGATGGAGGTGTGGCAGCTGGCGGACTACGCAATGCGGTGTGCAAAACCACGTAACCTGGAAGCGCACCATGGGACGAGCTTCGAGCTGATGGAACGGtcgctgcagctgctgctcgaTCGGTCGGCCGAGTGGAACAAAAATCATGCCCCGTACTGCATGGATTCGCCGAGGATGGCACTTGCGAAGCGCCGTATGCTGGTCGCGCTTTGGAAAACGTCGCGT GCGATATCCATCCTTGCCGAGCACGCTGCACTGTGGATAGTGGAAAACAATAAGGATGTGATAAACGGCCAAGCGTTCAGCATGTTCCAAAAGTATCTGGAAACGTTGACCACAATCATGACAACAGTCTGCCACCGGGGCGCGATCGAAGCGGCCGGTAACTGCCTTAACCGTGTCGTGCGCTATCTGATGCACCTAAAGCAACACGTCCTTACCGCCGAAACGGCCGAAAACGGTGTACGATTCCAGCCGTTAAAGGTGTACACCGCGGAGGTAACGCGTCTGTGCGAGCAGTTTGCCACGTTCCCGAAAACCCATCTGGACGATTTCCGGCAACATCGCGGCTACATCTGGCTGCAGTACAGCATTCTGCGGAGCGATGTGCTAGAGATCGCGCCCGGCTCGCCGCTCCGCGTGTACCTCGCAGAGCATATGCAGCTCGCCCGACGGGCAGCGGAACACGAGCGGGAAGAAACCGGCAATGAAaccgtaccaccaccaccgccaatgATGGTGCTGTGGTTGCACCAGCTAAATCTGCTTGCACGCGAAACGGTATTGAACGAAGCGATTCTGCCGCACATCGATGATCTGATGATTGTCGCCCTGGCACAGATACGCTCACCACAATGGGCGGTACGCAATGCCGCGCTCCAGCTGTACTCGTCCTGCGCAGCAAAACTGACGGGCCAGCGCCAGCAGTACAGGGATCCGGACGCTGACTGGGCCCCGGTATACGCGTCGTTCGATGAGGTCGCGTCGAAGGCGAACCGCACGATCGAGTTTATGTTGCGGCAGCTGAAAACGTTGCTGCCGCTGAGCGAACGGAGTCCGGGCGAAGATGAGCGTGGCGCGTCGCTCGCTGCGCTGCGCGATCCGGCCACACCGTTCCTTCTGTTGGTGCTGGAGTTTATCTCAAAGCTCGAATGGCGTGGATATCGGCCGTCCATCCCGGGAGATGGGCCCGTCCCGATGGTGTTCAAGTATCGTGCGATCATGTGGCAGCTGTTGCGGCACGAGCACGATCAGGTGCGCAAGCTGGCTGCCCGCTCCTTTGCCCAGCTGCACGACTACTATACCGAGATAGCGAATCTGCTTGAGCACATGGTCCATGTGCTGTTTACCTCGCGCGATTCCAACTTCCGGCAAGGGCTGTGCCAGGCGATACTGTCGTGCGTGAAGAAGTACGTCACGCTCGAGCGATACGTACGGCGAAATCCGTGGATGGAGGAGCAGCAACACCAGTACCAGCTGCCGAACATGAAGAGTGTAATTTTAAAGCATGTACGCGAAATGGTGGAACGCCATTATATGCGCGATCGGGAGATGAACTTCGTCTCGacgttccggttccggtgcgAGCTACACAAGCTGTTGCTGTATTTGCAGTTCCCGCGCGACAGTCCGATAGTGATGGAGCTGATTATTAATCGGCTCGCACCGAACATGCACGGGCTCGATGTGTTTGTGATGCAGCTGAACCGGGTGTATAACAGTGGGCTGAGTACGGCACCGGAAACGGATTCGGAACCATCGTTTCGCcagctgcaacaacaacagcaacaacagcatcaccagcagcagcaacattccATGCCGTACGAGCTGTTTATGGGGCTAGAGCAACCGTTAGATCAGGAGCAGGAGgacgtttaa